Proteins found in one Salvia splendens isolate huo1 chromosome 10, SspV2, whole genome shotgun sequence genomic segment:
- the LOC121750738 gene encoding uncharacterized protein LOC121750738, which yields MANLIEEDAKMVEITLRTIGPSPRSRLTLPSTLKVKELRKLISGTTDLPLENMTLVFRGNVLHDSTNGEDSFVQLHERETVTVAIKPKPPAKNIQDSFDDDDGEDLKFQLPESTSRWKRRVFFTLRDKFKIPDMLLMAIFSLKTKTWVAIIMWFILAPVAHRLGLGPLYILATGFFIIFYNLGHRQPGDVSAYSIFNEDFRELPGTLNADRLDRDIRAGQF from the exons ATGGCGAATCTCATCGAAGAAGATGCAAAAATGGTTGAGATCACTCTGCGAACAATCGGCCCTTCACCTCGCTCCCGCCTCACCCTCCCCTCTACGCTCAAA GTTAAAGAGTTGAGGAAACTGATTTCTGGAACTACTGACTTGCCCCTGGAGAATATGACTCTTGTTTTCCGTGGAAATGTGTTGCACGATAGTACAAATGGTGAGGACTCATTTGTCCAACTCCACGAGCGAG AAACTGTGACTGTTGCTATCAAACCGAAGCCACCTGCTAAGAATATCCAAGACAGTTTTGACGACGATGATGGAGAAGATCTA AAATTTCAACTTCCAGAATCAACCAGCAGGTGGAAGAGGAGAGTGTTCTTCACATTACGTGACAAATTCAAGATCCCTG ATATGCTATTGATGGCAATTTTCTCCCTCAAAACAAAGACATGGGTAGCCATTATAATGTGGTTCATCCTGGCACCCGTTGCCCATAGATTGGGTCTTGGACCTTTATAT ATACTTGCAACCGGCTTTTTTATCATATTCTACAATCTTGGGCATCGACAACCTGGTGATGTAAG TGCATATTCTATATTCAATGAAGATTTCAGAGAACTTCCTGGAACTCTCAATGCGGACCGCCTTGACAGGGACATTCGAGCTGGGCAGTTTTGA
- the LOC121752777 gene encoding serine/threonine-protein phosphatase 7 long form homolog, producing METSSSSGQLLYGPEDPSVLYLQKKHLSSKLLKDGTTQVFKVRRTESKTWDVGIHENVRDWLDAFGFKGVMDCGKSMKVDNELITALIERWRPETHTFHLSIREATMTLEDVQAIWGLRADGRVFTGRDHHVRYPDWPSKCRDLVGWIPDASTDTKQGGLLMTALINQTRMPLGDDLPTYVYIQRARIHALILLGGLILPDTTGCKVPFMWLNAFEDPDEVQNISWGSAALSYLYHYLCEASMDKRKELGGPMILLQLWAWERMPTLRPAFIGAVVHQPYTPCGARWKGTTHIGNDPRYSVEHYRDQISLLRPDQFMWTPYAHCILPDDCSDANGCSLCDTYLVCWAYVEAHEAG from the exons ATGGAGACTTCAAGTTCAAGTGGACAATTGTTATATGGACCCGAAGACCCGTCCGTGCTATATCTGCAGAAAAAGCACCTATCAAGTAAACTATTGAAAGATGGCACCACACAAGTTTTCAAAGTCCGTCGGACGGAAAGTAAGACTTGGGATGTCGGCATTCATGAGAATGTGAGGGATTGGCTTGACGCCTTTGGTTTTAAAGGCGTGATGGATTGTGGGAAGTCGATGAAGGTCGACAATGAGCTGATCACGGCTTTAattgagcgttggaggccggAGACGCACACTTTCCATCTATCGATCAGAGAGGCGACGATGaccttggaagatgtgcaagccaTTTGGGGCTTGAGAGCGGACGGTCGCGTTTTCACAGGGCGTGACCATCATGTTAGATATCCAGATTGGCCTAGCAAGTGCCGCGATTTGGTGGGATGGATACCGGATGCATCCACAGATACAAAGCAAGGCGGGTTGCTGATGACCGCTCTGATCAACCAGACGAGGATGCCTTTGGGTGATGACCTGCCTACATACGTATACATCCAAAGGGCTCGTATCCATGCCCTAATTTTGTTAGGAGGTCTCATTCTACCAGACACCACGGGGTGTAAGGTTCCTTTTATGTGGTTGAATGCGTTTGAGGATCCGGACGAGGTGCAGAATATTAGTTGGGGAAGTGCCGCTTTGTCCTACCTTTATCATTATCTGTGCGAGGCTTCCATGGATAAGAGGAAAGAGTTGGGCGGGCCTATGATTCTTCTGCAgctatgggcgtgggaaagaatgcccacaCTGAGGCCTGCGTTCATAGGAGCAGTCGTGCACCAACCATATACCCCATGTGGCGCCag GTGGAAAGGAACAACGCACATAGGAAATGATCCCAGATACTCGGTTGAGCATTATCGTGATCAAATATCCCTGCTTAGGCCCGACCAG TTTATGTGGACGCCTTATGCGCATTGCATACTGCCTGACGACTGCAGTGATGCAAATGGATGCTCCTTGTGCGACACGTACTTGGTGTGTTGGGCCTATGTCGAGGCACACGAGGCTGGATGA
- the LOC121751259 gene encoding alpha/beta hydrolase domain-containing protein 17B-like isoform X1, whose amino-acid sequence MGCLVSQLAAKFAFFPPAPPTYQVKKRDDGKLVAVSASSSLPIAIDDSCLDVLSVHTKRGNKIVAFYLRNPSARLTVLYSHGNAADLGQLYDLFLQLKANLRVNLIGYDYSGYGASTGKPSEYDTYADIEAVYECLQTEYGISQEDLILYGQSVGSGPTLHLAAQLPRLRGVVLHSAILSGLRVLCHVKFTLCCDIYKNVKKIRKVKSPVLVIHGTDDDVVNWLHGNGLWKMAREPYEPLWIKGGGHCNLELYPDYIRHLCRFVQEMENMTTEVRLRKIMPTLALQKRWKCTSMCCADKCCIVKVRRPRWPQCLNLSCVKRPKCAEWRLPGCPSCLIPSCTGLSCWCKKCSCRCTICSCLCAAKCSCW is encoded by the exons ATGGGTTGTTTGGTGTCACAGCTCGCGGCCAAATTCGCCTTCTTTCCGCCGGCGCCGCCGACTTACCAGGTGAAGAAGAGGGACGACGGCAAGCTCGTGGCCGTCTCCGCTTCTTCCTCGCTCCCAATCGCCATTGACGACTCCTGCCTCGATGTCCTATCCGTACACACCAAGAGGGGCAACAAGATTGTAGCTTTCTACCTCAGGAATCCCTCCGCCCGCCTCACCGTGCTGTATTCCCATGGAAATGCAGCTGATCTGGGCCAGCTCTACGACCTATTTCTCCAGCTCAAAGCCAATCTCAGGGTTAATCTCATTGG GTATGACTATTCTGGATATGGAGCTTCAACCGGTAAG CCTAGTGAATATGACACATATGCGGACATAGAGGCTGTATATGAGTGTCTTCAAACAGAGTATGGGATTAGCCAGGAAGATCTAATTCTATATGGGCAATCAGTGGGAAGTGGCCCCACACTACATTTAGCAGCTCAGTTACCAAGATTAAGAGGTGTAGTCTTGCACAGTGCCATCCTATCTGGACTTCGTGTGCTTTGCCATGTGAAGTTTACCCTCTGCTGTGATATTTACAAG AATGTAAAGAAAATTCGAAAGGTGAAGTCTCCTGTGCTTGTTATACAT GGAACAGATGATGATGTTGTAAATTGGTTGCACGGCAATGGTCTATGGAAAATGGCAAGGGAACCATACGAGCCATTGTGGATCAAAGGAGGCGGCCACTGCAACTTGGAGCTGTACCCGGATTATATTCGCCATCTTTGTAGATTTGTTCAAGAAATGGAGAACATGACCACTGAAGTTCGATTGAGGAAGATTATGCCGACTCTGGCTCTACAGAAGAGGTGGAAGTGTACCTCAATGTGTTGTGCCGATAAATGCTGTATAGTTAAAGTTAGAAGACCGAGATGGCCACAATGCTTGAACCTCAGTTGCGTAAAGAGGCCGAAATGTGCGGAGTGGAGGCTGCCAGGATGCCCATCATGCTTGATTCCTAGCTGCACGGGTTTGTCATGTTGGTGCAAGAAATGTTCGTGCCGGTGTACAATATGCTCGTGTTTGTGTGCTGCCAAGTGCTCTTGTTGGTGA
- the LOC121751259 gene encoding alpha/beta hydrolase domain-containing protein 17B-like isoform X2: MYPITQTKCHLDVQFVCLWSIISLLNDYKGISLFILLFNICLFPMFCEYFHFLMYDYSGYGASTGKPSEYDTYADIEAVYECLQTEYGISQEDLILYGQSVGSGPTLHLAAQLPRLRGVVLHSAILSGLRVLCHVKFTLCCDIYKNVKKIRKVKSPVLVIHGTDDDVVNWLHGNGLWKMAREPYEPLWIKGGGHCNLELYPDYIRHLCRFVQEMENMTTEVRLRKIMPTLALQKRWKCTSMCCADKCCIVKVRRPRWPQCLNLSCVKRPKCAEWRLPGCPSCLIPSCTGLSCWCKKCSCRCTICSCLCAAKCSCW, translated from the exons ATGTATCCTATCACTCAAACTAAATGCCACCTAGATGTGCAATTTGTATGCCTCTGGAGCATTATTTCTTTGCTCAATGATTACAAGGGAATTAGCTTGTTCATCTTGCTCTTCAATATCTGCCTCTTTCCCATGTTTTGtgaatattttcattttctaat GTATGACTATTCTGGATATGGAGCTTCAACCGGTAAG CCTAGTGAATATGACACATATGCGGACATAGAGGCTGTATATGAGTGTCTTCAAACAGAGTATGGGATTAGCCAGGAAGATCTAATTCTATATGGGCAATCAGTGGGAAGTGGCCCCACACTACATTTAGCAGCTCAGTTACCAAGATTAAGAGGTGTAGTCTTGCACAGTGCCATCCTATCTGGACTTCGTGTGCTTTGCCATGTGAAGTTTACCCTCTGCTGTGATATTTACAAG AATGTAAAGAAAATTCGAAAGGTGAAGTCTCCTGTGCTTGTTATACAT GGAACAGATGATGATGTTGTAAATTGGTTGCACGGCAATGGTCTATGGAAAATGGCAAGGGAACCATACGAGCCATTGTGGATCAAAGGAGGCGGCCACTGCAACTTGGAGCTGTACCCGGATTATATTCGCCATCTTTGTAGATTTGTTCAAGAAATGGAGAACATGACCACTGAAGTTCGATTGAGGAAGATTATGCCGACTCTGGCTCTACAGAAGAGGTGGAAGTGTACCTCAATGTGTTGTGCCGATAAATGCTGTATAGTTAAAGTTAGAAGACCGAGATGGCCACAATGCTTGAACCTCAGTTGCGTAAAGAGGCCGAAATGTGCGGAGTGGAGGCTGCCAGGATGCCCATCATGCTTGATTCCTAGCTGCACGGGTTTGTCATGTTGGTGCAAGAAATGTTCGTGCCGGTGTACAATATGCTCGTGTTTGTGTGCTGCCAAGTGCTCTTGTTGGTGA
- the LOC121751417 gene encoding uncharacterized protein LOC121751417, which produces MAYAYKPTYYTSLHDSMTSICKSILPFSLKKKRMPAIAAAEQQRAKEQSDQLKWQQESFHQMHNLMGLCKEGIIQEDEVSAFRAHLLETLIASPLDYEPPVILRDKLIFLQELLYANCISEDEYHASKRPLLQRLAVQGAEIKETDVTVHGVQKQISNEEWSVIDLKEEKCLVKSASKRAKGASSVLGFVSPNQYGKLKEDKDTSESERKNKDQKGNELLRSTENPFWNAGSNESKSIFLMESVPESEKQVCSEKGKRKPFMAIFQREENDDNNKENGKTVKKTWGFKKWKKGNVEDERTLLSLPEKSDDTKEPQIKKMKNKNGLPADGILDEAFGENVKKELSRIQTELSARSTRVHLSDEVSDSRAVDNAELKKGFPKSSCDHNSQAVAREKRNSKRWTTFDDEDENSHPNLFAPQDQSSYFTKQASRTASRTSFNNSSIDKGFIYNPFFDM; this is translated from the exons atggCGTACGCGTACAAGCCCACGTACTACACATCGCTGCACGACTCAATGACCTCCATCTGCAAGAGCATCCTCCCGTTCTCGTTGAAGAAGAAGCGGATGCCTGCGATTGCTGCAGCCGAGCAGCAGCGCGCCAAGGAGCAGTCGGATCAGCTCAAGTGGCAACAGGAGTCCTTCCACCAGATGCATAATTTGATGGGACTCTGTAAAGAGGGAATCATTCAGGAAGATGAGGTCTCTGCTTTCAGAGCTCATCTTCTCGAAACCCTTATCGCCTCTCCCCTCGATTATGAGCCGCCCGTGATTCTAAGGGATAAGCTCATCTTCTTGCAG GAGTTACTCTATGCTAATTGCATATCTGAGGATGAGTATCATGCATCAAAGAGGCCTTTGTTGCAGAGGCTAGCGGTTCAGGGGGCCGAGATTAAGGAAACGGATGTAACTGTTCACGGGGTACAGAAACAGATTTCGAACGAAGAGTGGTCTGTGATAGATTTGAAGGAAGAGAAATGCTTGGTGAAATCAGCATCAAAGAGAGCAAAAGGGGCTTCTTCGGTTTTGGGTTTCGTATCGCCCAATCAGTACGGGAAGTTGAAGGAGGACAAGGATACAAGTGAGTCGGAACGAAAGAATAAGGATCAGAAGGGGAATGAGCTTTTGAGGTCTACTGAAAATCCCTTTTGGAATGCTGGTTCCAATGAATCCAAGTCCATTTTCTTGATGGAAAGTGTACCTGAATCTGAGAAGCAAGTCTGTAGTGAGAAAGGGAAGAGGAAACCATTTATGGCAATCTTTCAAAGAGAGGAGAATGATGATAACAacaaagaaaatggaaaaacagTGAAGAAAACATGGGGGTTCAAGAAATGGAAGAAGGGCAATGTGGAGGATGAAAGGACACTCTTGTCCCTACCTGAAAAATCAGATGACACAAAGGAACcacaaatcaagaaaatgaagaaCAAGAATGGCTTACCAGCAGATGGTATTTTAGATGAG GCATTTGGAGAGAACGTGAAGAAGGAGCTCTCGCGTATCCAAACAGAACTCAGCGCAAGAAGCACACGCGTTCATCTTTC AGATGAAGTTTCTGATAGTCGCGCTGTCGACAATGCTGAGCTGAAAAAGGGCTTTCCAAA ATCAAGTTGCGACCACAACAGCCAAGCTGTGGCGAGAGAGAAACGCAACTCGAAAAGATGGACCACgtttgatgatgaagatgaaaacTCGCACCCAAATCTGTTTGCTCCTCAAGATCAGTCCTCCTACTTTACGAAGCAAGCCTCAAGGACGGCTTCGCGCACATCTTTTAACAATAGCAGCATCGATAAGGGCTTTATATATAATCCCTTCTTCGACATGTAA
- the LOC121751416 gene encoding uncharacterized protein LOC121751416 yields the protein MGLGASHRGGSPPSHRPEPPRPPRPSISRAISSFLLCGASPSRSLAVEDCPAELLMSSAEIGGGRRLNGKGKGNRLSMGRKTALVDDGITKSGRCTAGNEIAALETARGDGDKGNCLSICGDMISCPSTASSRGDGTASASSSMDQPSPDTEIAKFDAAKDITGITSSDSFPISLDEVSAGNSIAEAIDSYSEDSSFYHDSPVSFHLMQDQGLIPLTSGFIILGREESRQEGTLRHGDLMSASSNSLASVSPDSRDIRNYTSFSFSRNTVFSTSGSEYSRSPDGSHHDLTDFFSSSLHGSFSSLFGSEIHGSSELGERGHGSLSTTDSPTDVCPRRIHAGSSCSCRFGLSAEESGSRAISRMVFLSQTWFEVLDQINQQQPMSISLSVVSQPAPESVVASLPMKIHGKEKILECEEDISQCHICLGAYEDGDKIRVLPCQHEYHMSCVDKWLQEVHGVCPLCRGDVCKGLAEAS from the exons ATGGGGTTAGGCGCCAGCCATCGGGGAGGCTCGCCCCCTTCTCATCGGCCGGAGCCGCCGCGACCCCCTCGCCCTTCGATCAGTCGCGCCATCTCCTCATTTCTCTTATGCGGCGCCTCCCCCTCCCGCTCCCTCGCG GTGGAGGATTGTCCAGCTGAATTATTGATGAGTTCAGCAGAAATTGGTGGTGGAAGGAGGTTGAATGGAAAAGGAAAAGGTAATCGTCTTTCCATGGGTAGGAAAACTGCTCTAGTTGACGATGGCATCACAAAAAGCGGAAGATGCACTGCTGGAAATGAAATTGCAGCACTCGAAACAGCCCGAGGTGATGGAGATAAAGGAAATTGCTTGTCTATATGTGGGGATATGATTTCTTGTCCATCCACTGCCAGTTCTCGTGGTGATGGCACTGCAAGTGCTTCATCCTCCATGGATCAGCCATCTCCAGACACCGAAATAGCTAAGTTTGATGCTGCCAAGGACATTACTGGCATCACAAGCAGTGATTCTTTTCCGATTTCTCTAGATGAAGTTTCAGCAGGAAACAGCATTGCTGAGGCTATTGATTCTTATTCTGAAGATTCTTCTTTTTATCATGATTCACCCGTGTCTTTCCACTTAATGCAAGATCAGGGATTGATACCTTTGACTTCAGGTTTCATAATATTAGGGAGAGAAGAAAGCAGGCAAGAGGGGACTCTGCGTCACGGAGATCTAATGAGTGCATCCTCAAACAGTTTAGCGAGTGTATCCCCAGATAGTCGCGATATAAGGAATTAtacatcattttcattttcaagaaataccGTCTTTTCAACGAGTGGATCTGAATACTCAAGATCTCCAGATGGCTCTCACCACGATTTAACAGATTTCTTTAGCAGCAGCCTTCATGGAAGTTTCTCATCTCTTTTTGGAAGTGAGATACATGGAAGTAGCGAG TTAGGGGAAAGAGGCCATGGCAGTCTCAGTACAACTGATTCTCCAACTGATGTCTGCCCTAGAAGGATACATGCTGGTAGCTCATGTTCATGCCGATTTGGTTTATCAGCAGAGGAGTCTGGCTCACGAGCAATTTCTCGAATGGTTTTTCTTTCACAAACATGGTTTGAG GTGCTTGACCAAATAAACCAGCAGCAGCCCATGTCTATTTCCTTGTCTGTGGTCTCACAACCAGCTCCAGAATCAGTTGTTGCCTCGTTGCCAATGAAGATCCACGGAAAGGAAAAAATATTGGAATGTGAAGAGGATATCTCACA GTGCCATATTTGCTTGGGAGCCTACGAGGACGGAGACAAGATACGTGTACTTCCATGCCAACACGAGTATCACATGTCGTGTGTGGATAAATGGCTCCAAGAGGTTCACGG CGTCTGCCCACTCTGCCGAGGAGATGTTTGTAAGGGCCTCGCTGAAGCATCTTGA